Within the Gloeobacter kilaueensis JS1 genome, the region ATCCAGCCGGGCAGCCGTCTACCCCTGTTCAAGATCGCCGGTACAGACGGGCAGGTAATCAGCAGCGCCGATTTTCGCCAGCGCTACAATCTCCTGCTGATCTTTCTCGACCAGCCCCGGCAACTGGACTACCTCGATGGATTCGTCGCTGCCGCCGAGCAGCTGCGCCTGGCCAACACCCGCGCCATCGCCTTTTTGTCCCAGTCGGGCTTTGAGAAGCCATTGCCCTTTGCAACGGTCCTCGATCCAGAGCGCCGCATCTACGAGCAATTGGGCATTCCAGAAAAAGCGCTGGTGTTGAGCGACCGCTTCGCCACCGTGCGCAAGATCTTTTGGGCTCCGGAGCCGATTGCCCTGCCGGAGGTGCCGGAGGTGCTCAGTTGGGTCGAATTTATCGACCTCGAGTGCCACGAGTGCAACACGCCACTTTTTTGAACGACGCTAACCGGGAAGATCCAGGTACTGCAGCGCTTCGAGAAAAGACAGCTCCTTATGGCGGCGCAGCCCGTCCGGACGGTCCGGATTGAGGCCCGTAAAGGTCAATCCCGTGCGCTGGTAATCGATAAAACTCGCGTAGCGGGTTAGTGCCTCCAGGCAGGTCTGGGCCAGGCTAAGGATTTCCGGATTGAACTGGCGCTCTGCAACCCGCACGTAGGTAGACAGGCGCTCAATGGCATAGGAAAAGCCGGTGTTAAAAAGCGGCAATCCGCGCTGGGCAATTTGAGCAAACAGTTCGATGGCTTTGTGGTGCTCGCCCAGGCGAGCGAGCTGTTCTGCCCGGATCGCCGGACCATCCGGTAGCCAGGTAAACCAGTTCATCAGATTTTCTGGCCAGTCGTGCAACCGGTCGAGTTCGCCGAAGCGCAGCAGGGCGTAAGCGCCGACGGTGGCGGCGATCGGATCGTTCAATTTGCCGTACAGCAGTTCTTCGGCGTGGTTTGCGATCGTCTGGGCTTCCTGCAGATAGCCGCGACTACGAAACTGCAACAGTTGCCGGGCCGCCTCGTGCTGGACGATCAAGCCGATCTGCCAGCCCGGTGCGTCGGTGCGATAGACGAGTGGATCGGCACCAGGCCCGATGGCCTGCAGGTACACGAGGTTCTGGGGCTGCTGGCCCTGCTGCAAAAGTTGAACCAGGGCAACATCGTCCTGGGGGGACAGTTGCAGCTTCAGGCGGTAGGCTTGGGCCGCCTCCGGGATCGACACCGACTCAGCACTCAGCTGCCAGGGCGACTGAACGAGCCGGTAGCCGTCCATAAGACTGCCGCCATAAAGGCGCAGCGCGACATCGCTCGTCCTGATCGCTGCTTTTGGCGCACCTTTGAAACTGGGGGTGCGCTTTTTGAACTTATCGAAGTAGCTGTTCCAATCGAGGGCAAAGGTGCTGCCCGCCAGCTGCGGCGCATCGGGTGTCCAGACGACGGCCTCGCCCGTCAGGGTAACGGTCTCGTTCTCCGGCCCGTCCTCATCGACGCTGAAGGGGGCGCTGTAGGCCGTCCCATCCGGCAGGGCCGCCGAGACAAAATACGCTCCCGGCGACAGGGACACGGCCCGGTCGAGCGTCGTCCGAGCAACCAGATTGAGATCGGCGCTCCTGATTTCGATGGGCAGGGCGGCGGTGTTCAGTTCGCCGGAGGGTGCTTCCCCCAGTACAAAGCGGACCCACTTCACGGCGCACCTCCTGCAACCTTTACCTGCCAGCGCGCAAGCGGTGGGCGGGCCAGCTGAATGCGGGTGTAATTTTTTAGCCCCGGCTGGGGAGGATCGACTTTGCCGCGCAGGATGTACGAGCCACCCGGCAACTGGCTCCGGTAAGGATGGGGATCGACTGGGGCAACGAGATTCCAGATCTCGGCGTCTTCTTCGCTGCACACCTGGACATGTACACTGGCTAGCGCTCCCGGCGGCAACACCTCCAGTTGAATTTCGACCGTCGGCGGAGCCGTTAGATAACAGATCACCGCGTCCTTGACCAGGCCGTTGGTAATGCACTCCTGATCGGTCTTGTAGAGCGCATTCAGGCGGCTGATCTCGTCGCTCAGGCTTTTGGCGAGCGAGTTGACCGTCACCCGCCAGCGGGGTACGTCCTCTTCCTGCTCGGGTGGGGTGCCCGCCAGATTCTTGAGGCACTGGATGAGCGCTTTGCTGAAGATGCTTTGATCGCCTTTGATCGCATAGGCTTTGCTGTCGGCGACGGCAGCGTAGAAGATAGGGGCGCAGCGATCGTCCCGGCCTCCCAGCTCGATATCCCAGGGAGCGGTCGTATTGAGCTTTTCAAAGTTCTTGAACTTGGCCGGTAGATTGCGGCAGGCATCGATGAAGTAAAACTGCTTCTGGGCGATTTCAGGACAATTTGCAGAAAAGGCCATGCCGTCGAAGATTTCGCGGCTGCGCACGGCGTTGGTGAGCGCCGAACCAAGACCGTCGCCAAAATTTTCCAATAACAAGATCGAATCCTGGCGGCTCGCCTGCACGCCATGACCGGCGAAGTAAAAAAGGGCAATGCCATCCTTATGCGTACTGGCGTCGGTGCGCCATTCGGCGAGGGCCGTCAGAAAGCTCTTGAGCGTGCCGTCGCCCGCTCGATCGAGAATTGCCGCAAGTTCCGGCTCCGCCTCGATTTCTTGTTCAGAAGGCGAAAGGAGCAGACGACAGGTAGCAAGCGGCACCGGCAGGGTGCTCTGGTTGTCGATGAGCCAGCGATAAAAGCGAAAGGCGCTCAGGGCCGTCGAAGAAAGCTGCTTCATCCCGAAACTCTCTGGGGCGGGTGTACCACCTCCTTCGGGCAGGTGGGGATAGTGGCTGATACCGACGATCAGGGCGTGAAAACCCGGTTCGCCCTTCAGGATTTTTCTGTTATCGACCAGCAGCATCAGCCGCCTCCCTGTCCTGCAAAAATCTTGACCAGCCGCTCGCCCAGCCGATCGTAGAAGCTAGGGCGGACGAAGTAGGCTCCGTGCGCCTGAAAAAAACTCACCCCGGACGAATAGCTCAGATCCTCGACCCCGGCGACGATGTCCTTTGTCGCGAAACTGAGGGCGTCGGTCGGATCGAAGACATTCAGCCAGACTTTCTTGACGTTTTCAGGCTTTTTCAACGTCAATTCCGGCTGGTCTTCCTGCAACTTAAACAGTTTTTGGACAGCGAACATACCGAGCTGCGAGCCGACCGTAACCACTGCGTCCACCTCGATCTCCGGACGGTAGTAACTGAGCAGATCGTAGGTGATGATGCCTCCCAAACTGTGGGCGACGACGATGAGCGGGTCGTTCGCTGTGCGCAGGGCAAGGGCTTTATCCAGTTGCTGGCTGATTGCCTGAATAATCTTGCCAGGCTGTGCCTTGCTGCCCCGGTCATCGAGGTAGACGAACACATCGCCAAAAAAGAGCGTGACCATCCTCTGCAGGCTCGTGCGCGCCAGGTCCAGAAGCTTCTGGCTGGCCAGGTTGAGCGCCGCTTCCTGTATTCGGGAGAGTGCTTCGTCAAATTCGTTTGGAACATCGGCGGTTCCCAGCGCCTCGACCTCACCCGCCGCCGGGGAATCCGTTTCCAGAAACCGGGTGCGATCGAAAAGTTCGCGGAGGAACGCCTCGTCATCTTTTACAACCGCGAGCCAGTCAGGTTTCGGATTCTTACGAGCGTACTCAGAAAGAGTAAACGCCTGGGAAGCGAGCCCGGCAAGTTTCTGCGCCGGGACTTCGACCGTCGCAATGCTCCAGAGCAGATCGATTGCCTGCTCCAGCGAGCCATTTCTGGCCGTTTCCACGAGTAACTTTTGAGTACCACTGCCCTGCACAATCAGCGGATTTTGAGCCAGGATCTCACCTACCACATCTTCGCCCCCCAGCCCTTCCACTCCGACCTGCGGCAGGTACGAGAGGTTGGCGACCGCACCGGCACTGCCCCAAAAAGGATTGAAAATTTGCCGGGAAGCGGGCAGGGAGCCAGCCCGCTCAAGAACGTACTTCAAAAAAAGCGCGTCGCGAATCTCTTGATTGCGCCGGTACGCCCTGCGCTGCTCATCGTCGTCCTGCCGGTTGGCGACCCCATGCACAAATACCAGGGGCATACGGATTCTCCTGTCTATGCCTGTCTTCAATTAATAGCTCTGACTGCCCCCGCCCATGCAACGCTGACATCTCCATAAAGGTGTGAGAGAACACACGACTGGGGGGGAAGTGCAACGTATTCTTTGAGGATGCTTCTAAGTGTGGTGCGGTATGCAGTGGATCTGTCGTTTTCTCGCTCAGCTTCTCAAAAAGCCACTTCTCAACCGCTCTGGTCGTTCGTGGCTGGTAGGTCTGGGATTGGCTGCAAGTATCACCGTGCAGGTCACTCCCGCCCAAGCCCAGGTGAGCTTTCTCAGTGCGAAGAGTCTTCCTGTTGGGGTGATTGGAGAGGCAGCCGGAGATCTAGACGGGGACGGTGATCTCGATTTGGTAATTACCCAACTTACTGGCTATTACGACGGCAGAGTCTTAGTGCTCAAGAACAGTGGTAACGGTAGCTTTGATCCATCGCAGAGCGTTGTCGTCCCTATCGGACACAACGTATTACCTGGAGAGCTTACCCTGGGTGACTTTGATGGCGATGGCGACCTCGATATCGCCACCGCGAACTTCTACACGTCCGGCGTCTCGGTCATAAAAAA harbors:
- a CDS encoding alkyl hydroperoxide reductase, producing MFIQPGSRLPLFKIAGTDGQVISSADFRQRYNLLLIFLDQPRQLDYLDGFVAAAEQLRLANTRAIAFLSQSGFEKPLPFATVLDPERRIYEQLGIPEKALVLSDRFATVRKIFWAPEPIALPEVPEVLSWVEFIDLECHECNTPLF
- a CDS encoding caspase family protein, translating into MLLVDNRKILKGEPGFHALIVGISHYPHLPEGGGTPAPESFGMKQLSSTALSAFRFYRWLIDNQSTLPVPLATCRLLLSPSEQEIEAEPELAAILDRAGDGTLKSFLTALAEWRTDASTHKDGIALFYFAGHGVQASRQDSILLLENFGDGLGSALTNAVRSREIFDGMAFSANCPEIAQKQFYFIDACRNLPAKFKNFEKLNTTAPWDIELGGRDDRCAPIFYAAVADSKAYAIKGDQSIFSKALIQCLKNLAGTPPEQEEDVPRWRVTVNSLAKSLSDEISRLNALYKTDQECITNGLVKDAVICYLTAPPTVEIQLEVLPPGALASVHVQVCSEEDAEIWNLVAPVDPHPYRSQLPGGSYILRGKVDPPQPGLKNYTRIQLARPPLARWQVKVAGGAP